One window from the genome of Lathamus discolor isolate bLatDis1 chromosome 8, bLatDis1.hap1, whole genome shotgun sequence encodes:
- the PEX11A gene encoding peroxisomal membrane protein 11A has protein sequence MEGFVEFTNRSQGRDQLFRATQYTCMLLSYLIERKADKEKLVMKLKQLESSMSSGRKMFRLGNMVHALVAARRTTHLPDVVPRFCLTASNLTRALYFICDAVLWLNSVGLQPDIDKPKWRNWATKCYYISLLMNLGRDWYEISWRLEQAIQEEKIKENSCWDKHNQELNGVKSDGVHGFLLLLFQILKKHPPLLLDLVKNLCDLSGPLDTLGIYKTNPGVIGFCGVLSSLVGILTLASPHLKLKQ, from the exons ATGGAGGGCTTCGTGGAGTTCACCAACCGCAGCCAGGGCCGCGACCAGCTCTTCCG AGCCACTCAGTACACATGCATGTTGCTTAGCTATTTAATAGAGCGTAAGGCTGATAAAGAGAAGCTGGTAATGAAACTCAAGCAGTTGGAGTCTAGCATGAGCTCTGGCCGCAAAA TGTTCAGACTGGGAAACATGGTGCATGCCTTGGTAGCAGCCAGAAGAACTACACACCTGCCAGATGTGGTTCCTCGCTTCTGCCTTACAGCCTCCAACCTGACCCGAGCCCTCTACTTCATCTGCGATGCGGTGCTGTGGTTGAACAGCGTCGGGCTCCAACCTGATATTGATAAGCCAAAGTGGCGGAATTGGGCTACCAAGTGCTACTACATTTCGCTGTTGATGAATCTAGGCAGGGACTGGTATGAGATCTCCTGGAGGCTGGAACAAGctatacaggaagaaaagataaaggAGAACTCGTGCTGGGACAAACACAATCAGGAACTTAATGGTGTGAAAAGTGATGGTGTGCATGGTTTTCTCCTCCTGCTGTTTCAGATATTGAAGAAACATCCTCCTTTGCTGCTGGACTTGGTGAAGAATCTCTGTGATCTCTCAGGTCCTTTGGATACGCTAGGGATCTACAAGACCAACCCAGGAGTGATTGGTTTTTGTGGTGTCCTCTCCTCCCTGGTGGGGATCCTCACATTAGCAAGCCCACATCTGAAGCTGAAACAGTGA